The Desulfobulbaceae bacterium genome includes a window with the following:
- the sucC gene encoding ADP-forming succinate--CoA ligase subunit beta, with product MKIHEYQTKELLRQFGVFAPGGEVAETVDAVRAIVARRASFPLVVKAQVHAGGRGKGGGVQVARDFDEAVDAAKAILGMSLVTPQTGPEGKTVHKVLIEDGIDISRELYLSLVVDRAAAAFTFLACASGGMDIEEVAARSPELMVSVTIDPLIGLSSHHLRQLAFGLGLDPSLHRGFNALCQGLYRFFTTYECLMLEINPLAVTKGGCFAALDAKVEFDDNALFRHSELLELRDPDEEPELEREARSAGLNYIGMAGDIGNMVNGAGLAMATMDMIKQAGAEPANFLDVGGGASAEMVEQGFRLILREPKVKAILVNIFGGILRCDVLARGVVEAARRTAIAVPVIVRMEGTNVDEGRRILIESGLNLVTVSGLEQAAAAIAGIAVGGRS from the coding sequence GTGAAGATCCATGAATATCAAACCAAGGAACTTCTTCGCCAATTTGGGGTCTTTGCCCCTGGCGGCGAGGTTGCCGAAACCGTCGACGCCGTTCGGGCGATTGTTGCCCGTCGTGCCTCATTCCCTTTGGTGGTCAAGGCTCAAGTCCATGCCGGGGGGCGCGGCAAGGGCGGTGGTGTTCAGGTGGCTCGCGACTTTGATGAGGCGGTCGATGCGGCGAAAGCCATCCTGGGCATGAGCCTTGTTACCCCGCAGACCGGGCCTGAGGGCAAGACAGTGCATAAGGTGCTGATTGAGGATGGGATTGACATCAGCCGTGAACTCTATCTGAGCCTGGTGGTCGATCGGGCTGCGGCGGCCTTTACGTTCCTGGCTTGTGCCTCTGGCGGGATGGATATTGAAGAGGTGGCTGCGCGCTCGCCCGAGCTGATGGTTTCGGTGACCATCGATCCGCTCATCGGACTCTCAAGTCATCATCTGCGGCAGTTGGCCTTTGGCCTCGGGCTTGATCCTTCCCTTCATCGGGGATTTAATGCCCTCTGTCAAGGGCTTTATCGGTTTTTTACCACCTACGAGTGTCTGATGTTGGAGATCAACCCTCTAGCAGTGACCAAGGGTGGTTGTTTTGCCGCTCTTGATGCCAAGGTGGAGTTTGACGATAACGCTCTTTTTCGGCACTCTGAACTCCTGGAGCTGCGCGATCCGGATGAAGAGCCGGAGCTTGAGCGGGAGGCTCGTTCCGCAGGCCTTAATTATATCGGCATGGCTGGTGATATCGGCAATATGGTTAATGGTGCGGGACTTGCCATGGCCACCATGGACATGATCAAGCAGGCTGGCGCCGAGCCTGCCAATTTTCTCGATGTTGGCGGCGGTGCCAGCGCCGAGATGGTGGAGCAGGGTTTTCGGCTTATCCTCAGGGAGCCCAAGGTCAAGGCTATTCTGGTCAACATCTTTGGTGGCATTTTGCGTTGTGACGTCCTGGCCCGAGGGGTGGTGGAGGCGGCTCGGCGCACTGCCATTGCCGTGCCGGTTATCGTTCGGATGGAGGGTACTAATGTTGATGAGGGCCGCAGGATACTGATCGAGTCGGGGCTCAACCTGGTGACCGTCAGTGGCCTCGAACAAGCGGCTGCCGCTATCGCTGGTATTGCCGTAGGAGGCCGGTCATGA